The DNA region TAGGCGAAGCGATCACGCACAAGACGAGGCAGCTCCTGATCGGCAGTCTGCATCTCGCGCGCGATCCGGTGGAGCGCCGCCCAGCGGCTGAGTCGAAAGCGGATGATCTGGGCGAAGAAGTCGGGAGTGAGACTATAGTAGTCGCGGCGGTCGCCAGGCTTGCCGATGCGCTCGGCGACGCCGCGCTCGACGAGTCGTCGCGCCTCGGTGCTGACGCTGGCTTTGCTGACGGCGAGCTGGTCGGCGAGATCGTCGAGCGATTGCGGCTCGCTATGAAGAGTGAGAGCGCCGAAGAGTCGTCCGGCGATACGGGAGAGGCCGTCGCTCTCGGCGGCGAGTCCCATACGCTCGACGAAGGATTCGGAATCGGTCATGGGTGGGCTGGAAGTATTTGTACGTTCAGTATAAACTGAATGCAAGGAAAAAACGAGTGATCCCAATCACTTGCTTGCAGCGGTTCCAACCGCTATTGCGTATTCTGCACAGCGGACCATGCGATGTTGCAGCCGCGCCACATGCTGCCCCGCACCTGCGCCCGGTATACCTTTGCCATATATGACCGACGCGATCCGCCCCGCTCTCGAACCCGGAGAATGGAAGGTTCGCCGATCAGGCCCCATCTCGCTCGATGTCGTCGACCGAATCGATTACATCGTCATCGAGGGGCCTAACGGCGAGACCGTCAAAGTCACGGGAACCGACGAGATCTTCGCGCTCATCAGCCTCGCGAACGACGCGCTGCCGCCTGATGATCCGCGAAAGATCACGCACGGGTGGCTCGCACGCATCGAGACGATTCGCGACTTGATTCGCGACCTGGCCGACTCCGGCGACGAGCAGCTCGCGCCGCTCCGTCGTGAGCTCGCGACGGGATGGGAACAGATGGCCCAAGTGCTGTCGGCCATCCTGCCGCCGGTCTACGACAATCCGTCTGACGACACGTAGAGGGTAAAGGGTAGAGGGTAGAGGGTAGAGGGTAGAGGGTTTGTGAATACCCTCAACTCTCTGCCCAAAGCACTCATGTGTCGCGCAAGGCAATCACCGGATCGACTCGCGTCGCGCGCCGTGCCGGCAGATACGACGCCAGGAGTGCCACCGCGCCGAGCAACACCGCGATGCCGAGAAAGGTGAGCGGGTCCGAGGGCGTGACCCCGAACAGCAGCGTTCGCATCAATCGCGTGAGGGCGAACGCACCCGCAAGCCCGACGACAATCCCGATCAGCGTCAGCCTTGTCCCCTGGCGCACGACCATGACCAGCACGTCGGTCGCGCGCGCGCCGAGCGCCATCCGCACGCCGAACTCGCGCGTGCGCTGGATGACGCCGTACGACATCACTCCGTAAATACCGACGGACGCGAGCACGAGTCCGACGAGCCCGAACAATCCAAACAGCATCGTGCTCAAGCGGCTCGCGCCTAACGACGTACTCACCAGCTCGTCCATCGTCTCGAGACGCCCCACCGGCTGATCCCGATCGATCGAGTGCACCGTCTCCCGCAGCGAGGTCGCGAGCGCCGACGGGTCGCCCGCAGTGCGAACGACGAGGGTCATCCCCTCGTAGGCGAACTGGGGAAGCGGCCGGTAGATCTCCATGAACGGCTGCTTGTCCACCCCTTCGTGATGCACATCCCCAGCGACGCCAACGATCTGCACGTGCTCTTGCCGATCCCATTGGTAATCGATGAACTTCCCCACTGCGCTCTCGTTAGGCCAGATCGTTCGCGCCAGGGTCTCGCTCACCACGGCGACGTCGGGCATCCCCATCCAATCGGCGGCGGTGAGAGGACGGCCCGCCTTGATCGGAATGCCCATCGCCTGGAAATAGCCCGGCGTCACGGCGCGCATGTCGCCGACCGGCTCGGCCCCCTTGGGCGGTTTCGGCCGTCCCGGCACACTGAAATCGCTCGCCGAGCGTTCGCCCGTGAGCGGCAGGAAGCTGATCGCTCCGACGGCCCGCACCCCTGGCAGCGCGGCAATTCGCGACTCGAGCTCCCGAAAGAATTCCACCTGCGCGGTGTCACTGCGGTACTTTCGCGTTGGGATCGAGACCTTGGCCACCAGCGCATGGCTCGGTTCGAAGCCTAACGGCACGTGACGCAGCGCCGCGAATGACCGAATCATCAAACCCGCACCGGCGAGCAGCACGATCGCCAGAGACACTTCGGCGACGACGAGCGCGGCTCGCAGTCGAGCCGTTCCCCGTGTCGATCCGGCGCCACTTCGTCCACCCTCCTTCAAGCTGCCGTGCAATGCGCCGCGCGAGAGATTGAGCGCCGGAACGATCCCGAAGGCAAGCCCGGTGGCGAGCGCGATCGCGAACGTGAACGCGAGCACAGGCCCGTCGATGCCCACGTCGGTGATCGCCTGCGCCGGGAACGAAGCCGGGATCAGCGCCACGATTGCTCGCGTCCCCAGCGCCGCGAGCCCCAGGCCGAGCAGCGATGCGACGAGCGACAGCAACACACTCTCCGTCAGTAGCTGCCTCACGAGGCGCGTCCTCGTTGCGCCAAGCGACGCACGAATTGCGATCTCCTTCTGCCGTGCACTCGCACGCGCAAGCATCAGGTTTGCCACGTTCGCGCAGGCGATCACGAGGAGAAAGCCGACGGCGCCGAGCAGGACGAGAAGGCCCGTGCGTACGTCGCCGGTGAGATTCTCGCGCAAAGGCTGCGCATTGGCCGTCCAGTTCGCGTCGAACTGTGGAAACTCCGCCGCGCGCCGCTGAGCAACGAGGCGCATCTCCGCATCGGCGCGCTCGACCGATACGCCGGCCTTGAGGCGAGCGATGACCTTGAGGTAACGACCCGACCAGCTGCGATCCTGTGTGCGGAAGCGGATCGGTACCCAGAGTTGCACGGGAGTGAAATAGCGAAAGCCGTTAGGCAGCACGCCGACGATGGTGTACTGCACGCCGCCGAGGCTGAAGGGCTCGCCAATCACGCTGGCCCGCGCGCCAAACCGCTCCCGCCACAGCTCATGGCTGATGACGGCCACTCGCGGCGCTCTCGGATCGTCTTCGGCGACCGTGAACGCCCGACCAAGCTCGGGTTTCACGCCGAGAATCGAGAACACCTCGGCGGAGATATGACGCACGTCGAGCGACATCGGCTCCTGGTCGCCACCCGTGATCGATCCGGGGGTGTCGACCCATGCCGCCATGGCGTCGAAGGAATGCGTCGCGTCACGCCAGGCGAGAAAATTCGCCGGCGAGATCGAGTTGTGAAGCTGCTTGCTGCTGAAATTGTGCTCCCAGAGGAGGACCAACCGCTGTGGATCGCGATACGGCAGCTCGCGTAACAGGACCGTGTTCACGACCGAGAACATCGCGGTGTTGGCGCCGACGCCCAACGCGATCGCGAGCACGGCCGCGATCGTGAAGGCCGGGCTCCGCGAAAGCGCGCGGAGCGCATAGCGAAGGTCCTGATAGAGGAGGTCCATACTCGCGCTCGCAAAGGTTGTGCTGAAATATCAGCAGCAGACGCCGAAAGACAAGCCCTGATGGTGTTCTCACTCGGCGCGGAGCGCGCACATCGGGTCGACGCGCGTCGCGCGCGCCGCGGGCAGATAGCTGGCGAGCACCGCCGCCAGCGCCAGCAGCATCGCAACTCCAGCGAACGTGAGCGGGTCGGTCGGCGTCACACCGAACAACAGCGACGCCATGAATCGCGTCAGCAACACGCTCGCGACGAAACCAGCCGCGATGCCCGCGCCCCCGAGCGCCAGTCCGCGACGCACGACCATTCGTCTCACCTGGCCAGGCGCCGCGCCTAACGCTATACGGATGCCGAGCTCGCGCGTGCGCTGCGTCACGATGTACGACAACACCCCGAACACCCCAAGCACCGCGATCACGAGCGCGATGCCGGCGAACACGCCCAGGAGCGCGGTCGACCAACGCGCCGGCGCGATGGCGGTCGATAATACTGTTTCCATCGTCTGCATGTCGCGCACCGGGAGCGTTGCGTCGATCTCCCGAACGGCCGCGCGCACGGCCGATGCGACCGCAATCGGATCCTGCTGCGTTCGCACGACGAAGGAGAACCGATTCCACCACGGCATCACCGTCGTGGGAATGTAGACCGTAGGCAGAGGGCTGTTCCCGAGTCCCGCGTCGCGCGTGTCCGACACCACACCGACAATCGAGGCGCGCTGAAAGAGGCGATTGTCGGGCGCGCCGAGGTAGATTGGCTTGCCTAACGGCTCCTCATCGCGATAATACTTTCGGACGAGCGCGGCGTTCACGACGACCGCCGGCGCGTCTTTGCTGTCCGTCGACTGAAGCAGACGACCGCGCTCGAGCACGATCCCGATCGTCGAGAAGTACTCTGGCGTCACCACGCGATAGGCCTCGCCCGTTGGATTCACGCCCGCCGGCAATGGGCGATCGATCCGGTTCAACCACGCGCCGATCCCGCGGCCCGTGACTGGCAACTGACTCACGAGAGCGGCGGCGCGCACACCCGGCAACGCCTCGATTCGCGCGAGCGCCCGCGGAAAGAAGGTGGGGTTCGGCTGCGAGAGGCGAATGCTGAAGGTCAGCAGTCCTTCGCGCCTAACGCCGGGATCCACTCGCTGGAGCAACGCGAAGCTGCGGAGAAGCAGTCCGGCGCCGGCCAGCAACACCATCGCCAGCGCCACTTCGGCCACGACGAGCACGCTCCGCGTCCACTGGTGGCTGGAGCTCCCACGCGATCCGTCGCGGAGCACCTCGCTGGACGAGCCCCGAGACAGTTGCAACGCCGGCACGACGCCAAACAAGAATCCCGCGACCATCGATACGACGAACGCAAACGCGAGCACCCTGCCGTCGAGCGCGATTTCACTCGCGCGCGGCAAGTTGCTCGTTACGGGAGCGGCGAGCAGCAGTTCCAGGAACAATTTTCCGATCGAGACGCCGAGCGCTCCACCGATGAGCGCGAGCAAGAGACTCTCCGTCAACA from Gemmatimonadaceae bacterium includes:
- a CDS encoding ABC transporter permease, yielding MDLLYQDLRYALRALSRSPAFTIAAVLAIALGVGANTAMFSVVNTVLLRELPYRDPQRLVLLWEHNFSSKQLHNSISPANFLAWRDATHSFDAMAAWVDTPGSITGGDQEPMSLDVRHISAEVFSILGVKPELGRAFTVAEDDPRAPRVAVISHELWRERFGARASVIGEPFSLGGVQYTIVGVLPNGFRYFTPVQLWVPIRFRTQDRSWSGRYLKVIARLKAGVSVERADAEMRLVAQRRAAEFPQFDANWTANAQPLRENLTGDVRTGLLVLLGAVGFLLVIACANVANLMLARASARQKEIAIRASLGATRTRLVRQLLTESVLLSLVASLLGLGLAALGTRAIVALIPASFPAQAITDVGIDGPVLAFTFAIALATGLAFGIVPALNLSRGALHGSLKEGGRSGAGSTRGTARLRAALVVAEVSLAIVLLAGAGLMIRSFAALRHVPLGFEPSHALVAKVSIPTRKYRSDTAQVEFFRELESRIAALPGVRAVGAISFLPLTGERSASDFSVPGRPKPPKGAEPVGDMRAVTPGYFQAMGIPIKAGRPLTAADWMGMPDVAVVSETLARTIWPNESAVGKFIDYQWDRQEHVQIVGVAGDVHHEGVDKQPFMEIYRPLPQFAYEGMTLVVRTAGDPSALATSLRETVHSIDRDQPVGRLETMDELVSTSLGASRLSTMLFGLFGLVGLVLASVGIYGVMSYGVIQRTREFGVRMALGARATDVLVMVVRQGTRLTLIGIVVGLAGAFALTRLMRTLLFGVTPSDPLTFLGIAVLLGAVALLASYLPARRATRVDPVIALRDT
- a CDS encoding MarR family transcriptional regulator, with translation MTDSESFVERMGLAAESDGLSRIAGRLFGALTLHSEPQSLDDLADQLAVSKASVSTEARRLVERGVAERIGKPGDRRDYYSLTPDFFAQIIRFRLSRWAALHRIAREMQTADQELPRLVRDRFAYIDDVNAFVLARVDDALREWSEREREAASSRERRGGSRQERGLTPKAVAKRQTARERLG
- a CDS encoding ABC transporter permease; this translates as MTDYRLTGVLRAYRAILAMLLPADFHRKFAHQMIAVFAELEAEARQRAGRLGAIGALVSELPGLTRLALRERRAERVSRSLSPGARSTGQGMFESLLQDVRYGARSLRRSPGFTIVAALTLALGIGANTAIFSVVDGVLLRPLAFRDPSRLVAVGEQSSSAPGAVSVTSPANLFDWQRSSRTMRIAGFADRSGTLIVHGEPQLLDGTQSIGGMLQVLGVPPLFGRLLSEADEDPASPPVIVLSYATWRDLFGEDRTVLGKSIAVDGTPRTIVGVMPPDFSFMGEPSAFFVPAHFDAGFRANRDQYFIQAVGRLADGATLEEARVEMETVAARLRRDWPVFDTNLKIAVQPLQETLVGSSRTSLLVLMGAVGFVLLITCVNLGNLLLARAAIRRREIAVRQALGAGQGRVARQLLTESLLLALIGGALGVSIGKLFLELLLAAPVTSNLPRASEIALDGRVLAFAFVVSMVAGFLFGVVPALQLSRGSSSEVLRDGSRGSSSHQWTRSVLVVAEVALAMVLLAGAGLLLRSFALLQRVDPGVRREGLLTFSIRLSQPNPTFFPRALARIEALPGVRAAALVSQLPVTGRGIGAWLNRIDRPLPAGVNPTGEAYRVVTPEYFSTIGIVLERGRLLQSTDSKDAPAVVVNAALVRKYYRDEEPLGKPIYLGAPDNRLFQRASIVGVVSDTRDAGLGNSPLPTVYIPTTVMPWWNRFSFVVRTQQDPIAVASAVRAAVREIDATLPVRDMQTMETVLSTAIAPARWSTALLGVFAGIALVIAVLGVFGVLSYIVTQRTRELGIRIALGAAPGQVRRMVVRRGLALGGAGIAAGFVASVLLTRFMASLLFGVTPTDPLTFAGVAMLLALAAVLASYLPAARATRVDPMCALRAE